In Oenanthe melanoleuca isolate GR-GAL-2019-014 chromosome 9, OMel1.0, whole genome shotgun sequence, the following are encoded in one genomic region:
- the NRROS gene encoding transforming growth factor beta activator LRRC33: MEAPLPGLSLLLLLLAVGWGSRMDAAWAPSPRGCELVQRIMDCTGRWLSSIPGNLRGDTEELFLDDNTIRVLGNASLLLYPQLWHLSLTRNRLELIEPGAFLSSQGLEVLSLTDNLLFTNYSLTAAALSALPALRMLDLAGNQLREDMVSVLVSNLSSLESLSVARNAIMRLDSSIFTNLTQLLELNLEKNYIFEIDNAFEGLQRLQTLNIAYNYLPCLVGFGLTQLRVLNASNNIIEWFLTLESDDLFELEVLDLSHNRLLFFPVLPRQSKLRSLLLQDNRMSFYQRLPNGTSLANVTVQFLILDGNSTNITTVRLWEELCHSNLSSLRLLDMSQNQVWGLPDDFLAQMPSLTHLKLNQNCLESFHLSEEDPLAMLTELDLSQNQLVELGVKVGVGDILPNLQLFNLSTNRLQALPPGIFTHTRKITTLDLSRNRVHLCPQPGEAESIPCVDIRGVETLSHLSLAGCGLQGMGGRPFQGTALLHLDLSDNRQLLAGDLGWLQDLVLTLQVLSLRNTSLSSTALDFSALSSLVSLDLSGNSLAALPGSLGALGLRSLDLRDNCLRALPPDVAQAPLGRSLRELYLSRNPYNCCTLGWWDALQQAEGLRVPDGREVTCRHGSRALRPGALPQPVLQSCRWQTADMALLYLVLALPTCLTLLVAFVVVFLMLKEKLLKMVKTRCGVSGSY, translated from the exons ATGGAGGCTCCGCTGCCTGgtctctccctgctgcttctcctcctggcagtgggatggggaagcAGGATGGACGCAGCCTGGGCACCATCTCCTAGGGGCTGTGAGCTT GTGCAGAGAATCATGGACTGCACTGGGAGATGGCTGAGTTCCATCCCAGGAAACCTCCGAGGCGATACCGAGGAGCTGTTTCTTGATGACAACACTATCCGGGTCCTGGGCAATGCCTCTCTGCTCCTGTATCCCCAGCTCTGGCATCTCAGCTTGACCAGGAACCGGCTGGAGCTCATTGAGCCTGGTGCTTTCCTCAGCAGCCAAGGTCTGGAGGTGCTCTCCCTGACAGACAACCTGCTCTTCACCAACTACTCGCTGacagctgcagctctttctGCTCTGCCGGCCTTGAGGATGCTGGATCTGGCTGGAAACCAGCTCAGGGAGGACATGGTGTCAGTTTTAGTCTCCAACCTCTCTTCCTTGGAGTCCCTGTCTGTGGCCAGGAATGCCATCATGAGGTTGGACTCATCCATCTTCACAAACCTGacacagctgctggagctgaaccTGGAGAAGAACTACATCTTTGAGATCGACAATGCTTTTGAagggctgcagaggctgcagacGCTCAACATAGCTTACAACTACCTCCCGTGTCTGGTGGGGTTTGGCCTGACCCAGCTCAGGGTGCTCAATGCCAGCAACAACATCATTGAGTGGTTTCTGACCCTGGAAAGTGATGACCTCTTtgagctggaggtgctggacCTGTCCCACAACCGCCTCCTGTTCTTCCCCGTGCTGCCCCGGCAGAGCAAGCTGcgctccctgctgctgcaggacaaCAGGATGAGCTTCTACCAGCGACTGCCCAACGGCACCTCCCTGGCCAACGTCACCGTGCAGTTCCTGATCCTCGATGGCAACTCCACCAACATCACCACAGTCAGGCTCTGGGAAGAGCTCTGCCACAGCAACCTCTCCTCCCTGCGCCTCCTGGACATGAGCCAGAACCAGGTCTGGGGGCTGCCAGATGATTTCCTGGCCCAGATGCCCTCCCTGACCCACCTGAAGCTCAACCAGAACTGCCTGGAATCATTTCACCTGTCGGAGGAGGACCCCTTGGCCATGCTGACAGAGCTGGACCTCAGCCAGAACCAGCTGGTGGAGCTGGGGGTGAAGGTGGGCGTTGGGGATATCCTGCCCAACCTGCAGCTCTTCAACCTCAGCACCAACAGGCTGCAGGCTCTTCCTCCCGGGATTTTCACCCACACCAGGAAGATCACTACCCTGGACCTCAGCCGCAACCGGgttcacctctgtccccagccaggtGAGGCCGAGAGTATCCCCTGCGTGGACATCAGGGGTGTGGAGACCTTGAGCCACCTGTCCTTGGCCGGCTGTGGTCTGCAGGGGATGGGCGGCCGCCCCTTCCAGGGCACAGCGCTGCTGCACCTGGACCTCTCTGACAACcgccagctgctggctggggacctgggctggctgcaggaccTGGTCCTGACGCTGCAGGTGCTGTCTCTGAGGAACACCAGCCTCTCCTCCACCGCCTTGGACTTCTCTGCGCTGAGCAGCCTGGTGAGCCTGGACCTTTCTGGGAACTCCTTggcggcgctgcccggctcGCTGGGCGCGCTGGGGCTGCGCAGCCTGGACCTGCGGGACAACTGCCTGCGGGCGCTGCCGCCGGACGTGGCACAGGCGCCGCTGGGGAGGAGCCTGCGGGAGCTCTACCTCAGCAGGAACCCTTACAACTGCTGCACGCTGGGCTGGTGGGACGCCCTGCAGCAGGCGGAGGGGCTGCGCGTCCCCGACGGGCGGGAGGTGACCTGCAGGCACGGCTCGCGGGCGCTGCGCCCCGGCGCGCTGCCCCAGCCCGTGCTGCAGAGCTGCCGCTGGCAGACCGCCGACATGGCGCTGCTCTACCtggtgctggctctgcccaCCTGCCTCACGCTCCTCGTGGCCTTCGTGGTTGTCTTCCTCATGCTCAAGGAGAAGCTGCTGAAAATGGTGAAAACGCGCTGTGGGGTGTCCGGCTCTTACTAA